The genomic interval agttattttatgttttatttttgtaattaatttagaccactttgcagtgatctatgttcactttgattttaaatactatttttctgttgatcagtatctcaaaagccaaattaaacctgctgtgattcaatgttgtataaaaataaataattcaaagggGTGAATTTTTTACTACAGGGTTACAGtggactgctggagccaaacccagccaacacagggcgcaaggcaggaaacaaaccctgggcagggtgccagcccaccgcagtgcacacacacacacacacacaccaagcacacactagggacaatttaggatcgccaattcaccttatggtgttatgggtccacagctctcccaccaaaggccatttttaattaaataaataatcgccacgctCGCggtttagcgagggggcgtggtggctgtagcaagccgtagggcgatctgcggtgtgggcggttttcacctaagtgcacaggtgggaaactgcccacatccatgattgttcctgtggctaatgggcagcagctgccatgtcctccccacaTATATAGcaaagcgcgagccggttaaaggaggaaaaagaacaggtagaaagaaaagaagtaaaaagagTAGGAaatggaggtggcagaaggaagcaggaaggaaGGCGGCAAGAAGGAGAAAGCCAGTGCATATGAGCACGTgagcgctcgcaggcagctgtgtggaagcctgggtgttaggccgacacccaggagtcgtagtagtggtcgctcccgctgagtgaacgAGTAGCGGgggtgaccagtgaagggcgactggccgTGTAAGGCCAAGAAAGCAGCGGGAGTTGAGAGGCTTGTGAGTAGGAGTCCCAAGGTGAGCGTCCTGGCCCTTGGATTAAAGCCAAGTCTCGATCGGGAGagcggaaccgaagccagggatcggggagaagcaggagagctgccaggtaaaggaCACCGGgcttttgattgattttaaaagACTGCCTTCAGtattgcattgttttaacctcgttttaaaggaatgttctatttattttaatcacCACGTTTCatctaatggattatttatttattgaacattgcactactgcactttactttgaacgtTTTGTTTggattgtttaataaaagcacttttgcactttaaacatcatcccctttgctcaattgtttattgcctcactgtctagctcatcggtgacattaccgacggtgatgggttcaagggctccctaatagaagaggagcatggagctgaacccgcatcgtcacacacctaacctgcatgtctttggactgtggaaggaaacccaggcagacacaaggagaacatgcacactccacgcagggaggacccgggaagcgaacccaggtctccttactgcaaggcagcagcactaccactgcgccactatgctgccatatatataattattcattAAAAATTACACCTTTAAAGAGACAAGGGTATAACATGATCAATGATTTATGTACTTCAATAAGTAAACAAAACTTACTGGGTTGGCTATGCCCTGCTCCTTGTCACTGTAACAAAAATAGCCAGTTGGACAAGGTGTGCACTCAGTAGCATCTCGTAAACCCTGGTGGTCATTGTATGTGCCATTTGGGCAAGACCTTGGATGAGGAAcctaaaaagagagaagaaaaaaaaacagtccagtGTCTCCACCATCTTTAACTGATATACAGTGAGGTAACAGGTAAAGACTCATATTACAAGGCCAATGGGGAGACAGACATTGTTTTGATACTTAATTTCACTTTGACCTGTTTttgtcattaaaaacaaattgtgaaatatcttcatttttcctTTGGTATTGCTGTATTCTAGCTTAGGGTAAGACTAAGGACACTGCTCTTAACGTAAAGAGGATACATGCAGACATACATAAAGTGAAGGAGCAAGTGTTATTATCTTGAAGGCATTTTTGAAACATTAGGTGAATGAGAAACAAGGAGTTAACTCAAGGAGAATGACCattgtcagatagatagatagatagatagatatgaaagatgctatataatagatgggaTGACTgaagaatgactgaaaaggaagaaaactaaaatacaataaaagaaatcttTTGACTTGACAGTTACAGTCCCAGGGAAACATCATAAAGGTATACTGCTGTTTGGCCCTAGAAGCTTTCctttacacacttctgctgaataattcattggctgaaagtcctccatACTATTGTGTCAAAGAGAGGACGTGCAACATTTTTCCACCTGACTCAAaagttagatagataggtagTATTAGAGAgggatattttattaaatatattaaaacatggCAGTGTTTACAGTCAGGGAGTAACAAatcaatgaaagaaaacaaaaaaatctgctaTCTCTCCATACCTAACTGTAAGGATTCTCTCCCTATCTACTGTATGAGGTTCCTTAAAGCCCTTTAACCCACATTCCAAGCCACACAAACACTCTCTATTCTCAGATCCCTAATCATTCTCGAAAGTTTGGCCTTTCCTCCTCCTACTACTTGCCTCTATTCAATACCCAACTCTAGGCTCAACTGGCTGGTGACCTGAAGGGTCACTTCTGGATACAGGAGCATTCTAGGGAGCTCATGAGGTGGATCTAGCTGGAGCTCCACTAAGTGGCTTTTGTGGTTCCTGCAACTTTGGCTCCCAACACATATTATCCTTGTAATGCCAGGCCTATCCCAGGTTACTTGTTGATTATATGAAGTGGCAGAAGGCCATAGATTAACATAAAGATAGGAATATAGATGTGATCAGTACCATaaaacaggcaggcaggcaggcaggcagacagacaggcaggcaggcaggcagggagacagacagacagacagacagacagacagacagacagacagacagacagacagacagacagatagatagatagatagatagatagatagatagatagatagatagatagatagatagatagatagatagatagatagatagatagggcagtCAGTTCTTTGTGGTGGTATCAATCAGTGTGAGAGTGAGTATGCCACCCCATCTATAACAGGCAGAGCTCAGTGacctacatttttaaaagtgtgttcTGCCGGCAGATCAAATTAACAGCAGCTAAGATTCCACTGAATCTTGAATTACTGGATGCTtctcagtcactcagtcagtaGGTGGTCAACTCACCACATTTCCCTGTGGACAGTAGAAGCCGGCAGGGCAGAGATTAGTGGCTCTGGGAGGCTCCTTATCCAGTCCCTCTATGCAGACTCGGCCAGCAGGGCACACCATAAGATTTAACATTGCCTCCTGGCTGGTGGTCTCATTACTACAGTAGTGTCCGGGGAGGCAAGGAGAACAAGATGTTGCACTGCGATCCTTAAAGAGAAGAACAGAAAAGACATAATGCATGAGCATTCTGAAAAAGGGTTAATGGAGAGAGACCCGAGACACTGGGAATGCCAGACATTGGGCTGTGCTGTAGGTAAAGGTTTGAGttacgtgatcatcagaggtgactgtgtgcagagggtgcagacttataaatacctggaagttcagctggatgataaattggactggactgccaatactgatgctctttgcaagagaggacagagccgactaaactcccttagaaggctggcgtctttcaacatctgcaataaaatgctgcagatgttctatcagacggttgtggcgagcgccctcttctatgcggtggtgtgctggggaggcagcataaagaagagggacgcctcacacctggacaaactggtgaggaaggcaggctctattgtaggcatggagatggacaatttgacatctgtggcagagtgacggacactgagcagactcctgtcaattatggagaatccactgcatccactaaacaggatcatctccagacagaggagcagctttagggacagactgctgtcaccgtcctgctccactgacagactgaggagatcgttcttcccccaaaatatgcgactcttcaattcatcCTCGAGGGttggggttaaacgttaacattaaacaaagttattgtctgctatacctgcatttttattactctttaatttaatattgtttttattagtatgctgctgctggagtatgtgaatttccccttgggattaataaagtaagtatctatctatctatctatctatctatctatctatctatctatctatctatctatctatctatctatctatctatctatctatctatctaagaagccAGACAGCACAGTTCTAAAGGAAAAACTGCATTCAGTTGCCATTATCTATCAAATACTTTAATGAATTCTTATTTGACATAGCAGCTTTCATCGAAAGCAAACACACAGCACTCTTCAAGGTATGCAGGCTTGACTCTACAGAGCTTGAATATGAAAATGCTGAAAGTTATACAGGTTATGTTGGCCTTTAGAATTAAAGTACATTTTGGTCCTTGACTAGATTACATGATTAGAAGTATATATTGGcatatctacagtataataaaactctgtctgtctgtctgtcggtcggtCTGTTGtctccaagcaatctgattggcctGTTTTGGCTTTGGTGGCTTAGGGCAGGGTTGATGCCATGATACCCTAAAAGTGTGAAGTTCAATTattaattttgacattttctttaactttttacaaaaaatgACTTATAATGGAGTATTTCACTGACAACAAAGCAAATAACTTACGAAACAACACTGGCTTGCCAAATACTAATAAGGCACAACCCAACTCACTTTCAAAGACAGCAAGAATTTGCAAGAATACGAATGATGTTTTCATAGCAGGTAACTGGGGGtccatctaccattggtggtagtcaaaaagtggacaggaggtgagcaacacaccttgaaatgacagagtctgaggagCCGAATTTACAGGAACACGCTCAAGAGAGGAAGCACCGGGCAAGTGAGGCTGAGACACACAAGGGTACCAATGAAAGGCATAGAAGGAACACTGAGGGTACACATAGGGTAAGAGAGGTTGATGCACCAAGATAAGGCTCAAGCGATGTAAGAAAATGTGGGCATAGATCTCCCTCAGTCAGTATTTTTACATGGACAGTCATGTTTGGCTCTTTTAAGAGTCAGGAGAACAAAAGATGTGAAGGTGATGATACCTGCTGAGGAAATGTAGGAGAGATGCAAGAAACAGAGTGCCCAGAGCGGTCCTGCAGAGTCAGAAATAGAACAGAGAGCAGCAGGTGGGTAGGGTAGGGGATGAGGTAGCAGTAGTTTGGTgtgtcatttacagtatgttactgGTATATGTTGATTAGTCTGAATGGAAGTAGTCATACAtgctgtatttgctgtatttaataaagtacacaaataaaaagattttttttaataattaaatattatttcagCTTGTTATTAACTAAACTAAGTGGATTTTTAAGATGAATCTTTCCCAGTCTTTGTTACTTGGGTGTGCTACTTAGAGTTATATATTGCAGACCACAGCTTGGGGGTGCTATTAATACACTgagaattatttatatttttctgtttctgtgtccATTAGGTGACACAGAAGGCTGCCTAGAGCAGAAGCATCCAACGGCAGACCAGCACTGCAAGTCTTGTTGAAGCACTTTGAATGAAGGCTCTACGAGTcggaggataggcaaacagagcaattagttttattgcaataaacaacaatacagactcaacccaattaggccaaactgagctgagccctgaacaggcCAGAAATcgcacagtttatataatcatttcttatcatcttgacctcACTCGTAACAATGCATTTGTTGTCTATTCGGACTCGctactccagctggcttctcacggGCCCTTTTCATGGCCACcaatattttctgcattttgtcattagtatcattccttgtttctttttttcctaactGGCCTTCAAACATCAGGTGTTCCCCCTTCtctgtcctcgggtagtttctgtacgtcattctcttcctgctctATCTTTCCGAGTTACTCAATATTGGTGGTTTTGCTTTGAGGTTAACTAAAAATGAAATACGAcaaatgcctttatttaactatttacttgACATATCTAATtcacctgtggtgggttggcaccctgcccaggattggttccctgccttgtgccctgtgttggctgggattggctccagcagacccccgtgaccctgtgttcggattcagcgggttggaaaatggatgggtggatggatctaattcacactaagtttaatgtttatagaagctcttaattagttttatgtttatttatgctaatacataactttttaattttccattgtCTATACCAGCGGTTTCATGGTGGATGTGACATCACCACACATCTATACTTCACAATATCGACACTAACTGCTAAGCTTAAGATGCCCCTAATCATAACAGTTTATACTACATGATGACCACAATAACCCCCAACATTAACTTCCACTATGAAACTGCTGGTGTAAACCTGCGGTGATCTATGGTGGTGAGGCTCTGCAATTACCCGAGGGGAACCATTTATAGAAGTCGAGGGGCACCATTTACATAACTTAAGGGGTACGCACTCCAGAATTCTAATCACCTGGTGGCACTATGAACACTGAATAAGTGGTGCATGATCTGGATCACAAGAGGCACCATGTATGTAACTAAAGTACTGCACACCCTGGAATCCTAACCTCCTAGTCACACTATGGACACCGAGGGGCGATGTTTTGGTGGCTCAAAGGGCACAGACGGGGAAGACCTAGGCCTCAAAATGAGCTCCATCCCAAACTGCTCTGtgtactatttattattatactgtatatatc from Erpetoichthys calabaricus chromosome 9, fErpCal1.3, whole genome shotgun sequence carries:
- the LOC114657686 gene encoding uncharacterized protein LOC114657686 gives rise to the protein MLNLMVCPAGRVCIEGLDKEPPRATNLCPAGFYCPQGNVVPHPRSCPNGTYNDHQGLRDATECTPCPTGYFCYSDKEQGIANPTGPCPSGYFCPPGTAHPYSFPCPIGSYWNSSLGQGGDTCLPCPAGFYCKSIATETPAVCPHGFFCPQVEDSAEELA